Proteins found in one Gigantopelta aegis isolate Gae_Host chromosome 12, Gae_host_genome, whole genome shotgun sequence genomic segment:
- the LOC121385927 gene encoding uncharacterized protein LOC121385927, with amino-acid sequence MGSNIYRSSSICSPDMFGSIHSSPKRPHRRSKNLQNCGNRKTFLLLPKDISVQYRFFKGRGVVHLFSLNETKASYAERVIKTIKMRIYRHMLKTVSYRYLDVLQDIVQSYNHTQHRMLGQSPDSVTKRNEGEVRLAQYLIKKSDKSPKKKSNFTFEAGDKVRISHLKGTFYAFELQKVTENPDQVYKIQEVLKKRTRNKQKEVLIKWLHRPSKYNLWIPETDLIQYQMIKSEIIRSVVTDRWRNEGRLGSPFYKKGLD; translated from the exons ATGGGGTCAAATATTTACAGATCGTCATCGATCTGTTCTCCAGATATGTTTGGATCTATCCATTCAAGTCCAAAACGGCCACATCGAAGGTCGAAGAACTTACAAAATTGTGGGAATCGCAAGACATTTCTGCTGCTGCCCAAAGATATTTCAGTCCAATATAGGTTCTTTAAAGGACGTGGTGTCGTTCACTTGTTTTCCTTAAATGAAACAAAGGCCAGCTATGCCGAACGCGTGATCAAAACCATCAAAATGCGCATTTACAGACACATGTTAAAAACGGTTTCCTACAGATATCTGGACGTGTTACAGGACATCGTTCAGAGTTATAATCACACGCAACACCGCATGTTGGGACAGAGTCCGGACAGTGTCACTAAGAGAAACGAGGGCGAAGTCAGATTAGCTCAATATCTTATCAAGAAGTCAGATAAATCCCCAAAGAAAAAGTCAAACTTCACATTTGAAGCGGGAGACAAGGTGAGAATCAGTCACCTGAAGG GGACATTCTATGCATTCGAACTTCAAAAGGTGACAGAAAATCCAGACCAGGTATACAAAATACAGGAGGTATTGAAAAAGAGAACTCGGAACAAACAGAAGGAAGTGCTGATCAAGTGGCTTCACAGGCCCAGCAAGTATAATTTGTGGATTCCCGAAACCGACCTGATTCAGTACCAGATG ATTAAATCAGAGATCATACGATCAGTGGTCACCGATCGTTGGAGAAATGAAGGTCGGCTTGGCTCGCCTTTCTATAAAAAGGGCCTTGATTGA